TTGTCGAATATGCCATGTTTATCAacaatatatgtaataaaagaCTTCAGAGAGTCAAAATTATGACTAAGAGAGTCAAATATCCCAAGAGAATATGTGTTTCTTTGCCTAAATTTAAGTTGCTGGCTTTGGATTGAGATTCTGCATGTATGGTTTCTTTTCTTGAACATGTCATCTTCTTGCTTACCTTATGAATGCCAGCCCAAAAAAGTCAAACATTTTTTACCTTTATAAGGGTCAAAGGAGTCCTTTTCTAACTTTCGTGTTACTTCTGATTATATTGCTATCTAAAAcctgaaaaataaataaattatgtgcaACAGGGAGACCCCCTCCGAGCTTTAACGACATCGGTTTCATTCGGGCGGTTTATGACCGAACCattgaattgggaaaaatggTCTTCGTTTTCTCACAATCGGATTCTAGAGGATGTTAAAAAGTACTCTAGACCTGGTGCAGTTGCAGAGAAGAAAGCTTTCTTTGAGGCACATTATAAGAACTTTGCAGCCAAAAAAGCTGCAAATTCTCCtcaaaaagaaaaccaagtTCCTAATTACCCCCCTCCTCTACCATATACTACAGCCAACATTAATCCTATTGCTATCTCGAAAGCATATTCTTCCAATGATGACACGCAAGAAAATGAGTTAGCAATGCTTATTGATGGTCCCCATATTGATGAAAGCATGCCGAGTAGCATAGGGGTGGAATCGGAAATAGCATCAAACGAAGATGTTGGCTCAAGTAGTACTAATTTAGATTTATCAGAAATCAGTAATGATGATAACATCTCGAGTACAGGCCAGGTGGAAGAGGAAATAACACTTTTTGAGAataagaaaatacacatcaaggtATGCCCACGGATTTTGAGATTTATTAATGCTCTGATGATAAGTTACAAGGTTTTAATGTTCAGACGATGTTGCTTATAGGATGCTGCTGATAGTGATAAATTATCAAGGCTGGCGAAACCTGAGATTTCATTGCTTAATTCTTCGAGTGAATATGAAGAATACAAGAAGCTTGAAAGTCCTCCTAAAGAACTGGCTCCTGAAATTGTCCCCAAGAAGACTGTAACAGATGTGATGGAGAGAAAGAGATCAGCTCTACAATCCCTTCATTTATCAATGAACTTTTCTCCTGCTCGAAACAAGAATGGGACCTCAAAAACTTTAAGTAAACATAAAGCAACCAAGGTACCtcaactttctttctttcaactttCTTTCAGTATCATATCATTGCAATCATTGTACGGGTTAATCATTTCTGTTTGATTTGCAGGTCTCAGAGAATGAGGTAAAGAAAAGTTCTCAGGTACTCCCAAAACCAGAAAGCAAAAGGTAATTGACTCTAAATTCTAGAGAAGTATGAAAAGAAGGCAATTTGAATGTACAATAAGTTACTATGGTTTTGCAGGTCTAAACCGGTTATTGGTTGTTCGACCAATGGAAGCAGAAAAGTTGCGTTGAAGTCCCTTTCAACAAAGTAGTAAGAACCTgctaatttttctttttatatatcatataaccAAAGAGAAAGAGGtctaaaatttttgtttatagATCATATGTATTCATCAATGTTTACATGTTATGTGTcctaataacttttaaaaatattgcatCAGCCATTTAGTAGCACCAAATGCATGTACAAAGAAACCAAAGCCCACAACTGTACCTTCAACTTTTAGTTTCAAATGTGACGAAAGAGCAGCAAAACGTAAAGAGGTAAGTCTAGATTTCATATGACTACTACATACACATTCTCTCATGTTCTTGATGTTTTCTTCTCATGTTTTTTTGCTTCACTATAGTACTTTCAGAAGCTAGAACAAAAGTGCAAAGTCAATGAGACACAAACCATTCAGCTTCAACCAAAATTGAAGGTTTATATTCACCTAATTTGATATGTTCATGGGTACTTTTCAATTATTACTGAACCGTCTAGAATAAACTTCAGATAATCCATGTTCTTCTTCTACAGGATAAAACAAGGAGTGAAAATAATAGGTTGCGCTGTAGCACTGCTCTAGAAGCCAAAGCAAGTACAAGTGAAACAAAAGCGCAAAGTAATAACACACAGAAGGTAAGCTAATACTCTCTACCTGTCAGGATTTGAGTATCAGTTTACTTTATGTATGTGGCAAAGATGCCCAACCCATTACCAATTGAGCTGCACGCCATTGGCTCATTTTGATCTATATGCCTTTatgataaaacaaataaattaggGCAAGAAGTAGAGTGAATGCTTAAAGATTATGTTCTTTGTCATGCAGGTTCCACCAAAAACTGGAAGGAAGCCAACTCAGGATACTTGTTTTCGATCTCCTTGGAAATCATCATCCAAGCCAAAGaattttatagaaataaataagaaaaaactaaGTAGTTTTATGGCTTGTCTGCCAGCTAAGAAAATGCAAGATTCAATAGGTTAGGTTAGGACGTTGGATGCATAATGCAGCTAAGAAGTACAGTGCTGCAATGCtgtttgttgattgcttcttTCAACATCATTCAATAAGGGTTAGATGTTGTAATAATCTTTAATACAGTTTTTGTATTCAAGTAAAAAGTATTATTCTATCTTTTAAGAAACAAGCTTCTATTTAATCTGTGTTGCAAAGGATCAATGTATGTACCCAAACAAAATAGTCTCTCCTTTGTCGGTGTAGCATGCCTCTACTTTTGTTGAAGAAGATCCTTTAGCCCACTCAATGTTTCAAGCTTTTGATATTCTTGAATGCATATAACGGGCGATAACAAATAGCATAACTACCAAGTTTCTTATGGTGATAAAGTCGAAAGGTCAGGCTATAAACAGGCCTTGATATATTACTGGATATTCCAATGAGTCAGGGGGGTACTCATAGTCGAACCTTAGTGCATCGTATAAGTTTGAAGAATCAGTAATGAACTCTGGATCATTACACTCTGGTAATCCCTTGTTTTGCATGTCAAGATATGTTGAAGAGCAATGTTGACCTTGAAGTGAAAAAGGTGACAATTCCAGATTATCTATGGAACTTTGTTCTAAACTTTGATCATCTTTCATACTCCATGTTGAACTGGTGACTGGATCAGGTGGCTGGAAGCTTGGCATAACATTCTGGGATAACACAGAGTAGGTGCTTGAGTTAGCCGGTTTGTGTCTTCCTTTACTGAAAGGTGATCCATGGGCAATGGACTGCACCTGTTGATCATCTTTCACACCCCATGTTGAACTGGCGACGGGATTAGGTGATTCATTGCTAGGCATACGGTTCTGGGATAATGCAGAGTAGGAGCTTGAGTTGTCCTGCTCCTCTCTTTCTTTACTGAAAGGGGGTACATGGGCAATGGTCTGCACTTGTTGATCATCTTTCATACTCCACGTTGAACTGGTAACGGGATCAGGTGATTGGAAGCCCCGCATAAGGTTCTGGGATAATGCAGAGTATGAGGCTGCGTTAGCCGGTTTGTCTCTTTCTTTACTGAACGGTGGTCCATGGGGAATGGACTGCATCTGTTGAGTTGGCAGTCCAAGCTTATTGAGGCCATTTTGTGCCTGAAAGTTTGGATTGTGTTCATGTTTGAACTGAATTTCCGTAAAACCTCCATTCCAAGAGCACTGAGTTGGCAATATGGAATTAAATGTGGAGTACTGAGCTGTGCCGAAAGATTGGTTAATTCCGTTGTTTACAATGTTGGCTGCATACCCAGTCAATACTTTCTTGGGTTCTATCGTCTGCAATGGAGGAGTACCTTTCACATCAACTTCATGGATTCTAGTGTTGGCGGGCGTGTGATAGCTAACGACGGCTTCCTTTTGTTGCATCTGTGAAGGATCTGTAGGTTCTCCAGCTGCATCTCTTGGAGAAAAATCTGGGTGCTTTAGTCCACTGGATGAGGTTTTAAGATCATCTTTCTGTAACCGAGTTAAGTAGAGACGATATTTCTGCACTATTTAAAGACACTTTATGAGAGATCTAATTGTCAATCAGTTTATTGTagcgggtcaaatgggtaaaacatacaaaaatattttaaaataagatggatcaaataagttaaattaaaggatctatactattatatatttattgtaagtaatatattttgtaatcatattttacatcaaattatttacaaagttttaaaaatgaaaaaaaagaagatgctCTATGGTTGGCCCTACCCAGCCCGTTGCATCTCGCCCTGAACCGATTTTATCCTATTACCCAACTCGCCTGACCCATTCATTTTGTCATCTGTATTTTGATCGAAAGAACTTTATCCccttcaaaagaaagaaaaacaagtaTATAAAGAATACATAAATGGCAAGAATTGGAGAAACTACCTGCAAGTGACTTGCAACATTCTCTCTGGTTAACCATGGCACATTCATGAGATCAAGTATCTTCTTAGGACCAACTTCTGCCATAAAAAAGCAAAAccataaaaatagaaattttctTTCGTAATTGAAAAGCTGAGAGAAGGAAGTATGTGATGACTCACTTTCAAAACCGATAAGATTCACAGCTCTAACGAATTTCTGATGAAGATCCACGGTCCAAACAACTCTTGCTTTCTTGAGAGAAGAATGATCGGCAAAGTCTTTGTCATCATACTTATAGTCAGCATCTTTCCTTTTCTTACCTGGCGTCATGTCACCACCATTAAGCATGTAGCCATCATCAGAATGTTCAGATACATTTCTCATCATTAGAATCTCTTCAAGGCCTTCATGACTTTCAGTATCTCTCACCTCATGTATCTTTTTCCTGTAAACATGTTGCCATATGTTTCTGAGTTCCTTCATTCGAATTGGCTTCAGTAGATAATCACATGCCCCGTGTTGGACACCTCTCATAACTCTGCTTGTTTCTCCATCAACAGACATCACTGCATACAGTTCATTAataactcaatatatatatgtatatatgtatctcGTAATATATGCATACATTAGCTAAAACAAACTGACTTATGACAGgaagatccatctcaagtccaACATGCTCCAGAAGCTTGAAACCATCCATATCAGGCATGTTAACATCACTTATTACAATGTCAAACCCATCTTTTCGTTCACGAAGCAGGTCAAGAGCCTCTATAGCTAGTGCACATGTAGTAactgatataaaaaaaaaaaaaacaatgatgtAGAATAAATGTGCAAAGCTTATAACCCCAATATATATcaagtatttatatattacaATTGACGCcttatatttaagtttttattaagaACACCATTTAGCCTATCATATCAATTTCTGTTGACCTTTTTTAGAATTAACAATACTTAATCTTCTGTAT
The sequence above is drawn from the Erigeron canadensis isolate Cc75 chromosome 4, C_canadensis_v1, whole genome shotgun sequence genome and encodes:
- the LOC122596714 gene encoding protein WVD2-like 7 isoform X2 codes for the protein MGEAAAASPCLMRSISHPLFASCEFKEGDPLRALTTSVSFGRFMTEPLNWEKWSSFSHNRILEDVKKYSRPGAVAEKKAFFEAHYKNFAAKKAANSPQKENQVPNYPPPLPYTTANINPIAISKAYSSNDDTQENELAMLIDGPHIDESMPSSIGVESEIASNEDVGSSSTNLDLSEISNDDNISSTGQVEEEITLFENKKIHIKDAADSDKLSRLAKPEISLLNSSSEYEEYKKLESPPKELAPEIVPKKTVTDVMERKRSALQSLHLSMNFSPARNKNGTSKTLSKHKATKVSENEVKKSSQVLPKPESKRSKPVIGCSTNGSRKVALKSLSTKYHLVAPNACTKKPKPTTVPSTFSFKCDERAAKRKEKLEQKCKVNETQTIQLQPKLKDKTRSENNRLRCSTALEAKASTSETKAQSNNTQKVPPKTGRKPTQDTCFRSPWKSSSKPKNFIEINKKKLSSFMACLPAKKMQDSIG
- the LOC122596714 gene encoding protein WVD2-like 7 isoform X1, which gives rise to MGEAAAASPCLMRSISHPLFASCEFKEGDPLRALTTSVSFGRFMTEPLNWEKWSSFSHNRILEDVKKYSRPGAVAEKKAFFEAHYKNFAAKKAANSPQKENQVPNYPPPLPYTTANINPIAISKAYSSNDDTQENELAMLIDGPHIDESMPSSIGVESEIASNEDVGSSSTNLDLSEISNDDNISSTGQVEEEITLFENKKIHIKDAADSDKLSRLAKPEISLLNSSSEYEEYKKLESPPKELAPEIVPKKTVTDVMERKRSALQSLHLSMNFSPARNKNGTSKTLSKHKATKVSENEVKKSSQVLPKPESKRSKPVIGCSTNGSRKVALKSLSTKYHLVAPNACTKKPKPTTVPSTFSFKCDERAAKRKEYFQKLEQKCKVNETQTIQLQPKLKDKTRSENNRLRCSTALEAKASTSETKAQSNNTQKVPPKTGRKPTQDTCFRSPWKSSSKPKNFIEINKKKLSSFMACLPAKKMQDSIG
- the LOC122596715 gene encoding two-component response regulator ORR26-like: MPDMDGFKLLEHVGLEMDLPVIMMSVDGETSRVMRGVQHGACDYLLKPIRMKELRNIWQHVYRKKIHEVRDTESHEGLEEILMMRNVSEHSDDGYMLNGGDMTPGKKRKDADYKYDDKDFADHSSLKKARVVWTVDLHQKFVRAVNLIGFEKVGPKKILDLMNVPWLTRENVASHLQKYRLYLTRLQKDDLKTSSSGLKHPDFSPRDAAGEPTDPSQMQQKEAVVSYHTPANTRIHEVDVKGTPPLQTIEPKKVLTGYAANIVNNGINQSFGTAQYSTFNSILPTQCSWNGGFTEIQFKHEHNPNFQAQNGLNKLGLPTQQMQSIPHGPPFSKERDKPANAASYSALSQNLMRGFQSPDPVTSSTWSMKDDQQVQTIAHVPPFSKEREEQDNSSSYSALSQNRMPSNESPNPVASSTWGVKDDQQVQSIAHGSPFSKGRHKPANSSTYSVLSQNVMPSFQPPDPVTSSTWSMKDDQSLEQSSIDNLELSPFSLQGQHCSSTYLDMQNKGLPECNDPEFITDSSNLYDALRFDYEYPPDSLEYPVIYQGLFIA